The proteins below come from a single Zhouia spongiae genomic window:
- the atpH gene encoding ATP synthase F1 subunit delta, whose product MAGSRAAIRYAKAIIGLANDQNAAEAVNDDMKLIKNTIAESGDLRALLENPIVKSDVKVAALKEIFKGINTVSEGLFNLLSDYKRVDILGSIAEKYIILYEEQKGKQVAVVTTAIPLTGELEQKVLAKVKELSGKDVTLENKIDENIIGGFILRMGDIQYNASVANKLNALKRSFSNSL is encoded by the coding sequence ATGGCAGGATCCAGAGCAGCAATACGTTACGCAAAAGCAATTATAGGATTGGCAAACGATCAGAATGCAGCCGAAGCTGTTAATGACGATATGAAGCTAATTAAGAATACAATTGCAGAAAGTGGTGATCTTAGGGCTTTGCTAGAAAATCCTATTGTGAAATCTGATGTAAAGGTAGCAGCATTAAAAGAGATCTTTAAAGGAATCAACACGGTAAGTGAGGGGTTGTTTAACCTGTTGTCCGATTATAAAAGAGTTGATATCCTGGGGTCTATAGCTGAGAAGTATATAATTCTTTACGAAGAGCAAAAAGGAAAGCAAGTAGCAGTTGTGACGACGGCAATTCCTTTAACCGGCGAGCTTGAACAAAAGGTTTTGGCAAAGGTTAAGGAATTAAGCGGTAAAGATGTTACACTAGAGAACAAAATAGATGAAAACATCATCGGAGGATTTATTTTACGCATGGGAGATATTCAGTACAACGCAAGCGTGGCTAATAAATTAAATGCTCTGAAAAGATCGTTTTCAAACAGCTTATA
- a CDS encoding F0F1 ATP synthase subunit B — protein MNITHPESLIFWSLVIFVILFVLLRKYAWKPILGAVKGREESINSALASAEEAKKEMQNLKADNEKLLKEARAEREVILKEAREVKEKMIADAKEQAQVEADKMIKQAQAAIESEKQAALSELKNQVASLSVEIAEKVVRTELSDKDKQFALVENMLGEVTTLNN, from the coding sequence ATGAATATTACACATCCTGAAAGTTTGATCTTCTGGTCACTTGTCATTTTTGTGATTCTTTTTGTGCTATTGCGCAAATATGCTTGGAAACCAATTTTAGGAGCGGTAAAAGGCAGGGAAGAATCTATTAACAGTGCACTAGCTTCTGCCGAAGAGGCTAAAAAAGAAATGCAGAATTTAAAAGCCGATAATGAAAAGCTTTTGAAAGAGGCACGCGCTGAAAGAGAGGTGATCCTGAAAGAAGCCCGTGAAGTTAAGGAGAAGATGATAGCAGATGCTAAGGAGCAAGCTCAGGTTGAAGCTGATAAAATGATCAAGCAGGCCCAGGCAGCTATTGAAAGTGAAAAGCAAGCTGCACTTAGCGAACTTAAGAATCAGGTAGCTTCTTTATCTGTAGAGATTGCTGAGAAGGTAGTGAGAACGGAATTATCCGATAAGGACAAGCAGTTCGCATTAGTAGAAAACATGTTAGGAGAGGTAACTACCTTAAATAATTAA
- the atpE gene encoding ATP synthase F0 subunit C — protein MILAGIGAGLAAIGAGLGIGKIGGSAMDAIARQPEAASKIQTAMIIAAALIEGVALFAVVVALIAK, from the coding sequence ATGATTTTAGCTGGAATAGGAGCTGGATTAGCTGCAATCGGTGCAGGTTTAGGTATCGGTAAAATCGGTGGTTCTGCAATGGATGCAATTGCACGTCAACCAGAAGCAGCTTCAAAAATTCAAACTGCTATGATTATTGCTGCTGCACTTATCGAGGGTGTTGCACTTTTCGCAGTGGTTGTTGCGTTGATCGCAAAATAA